The genomic stretch GTGCGGTCGATGATGGCGAGCCGTTTGAAGCCGAACGCGGCGCCGTCGGTGAACTCCGCGCGGGTGTCGTCGGGGCCGCGGTGGTGCATGGTCTCGAGCGCGGCGGAGAAGGCGGCCTGGGATGCCGGGTCCGGCGCCCCGGCGGCGGGCCGGCTGCTCACGAAGACGTTCAGTCCACACATGGCGTTCCTCTCGACGACGGGTGACGGGAGGAGAGTGCGGGCCGGGCTGTGAAGAACTTGTTGAGGCATCGATTTCGGGCCGGAACTTCACAGGAATCGCACATTTCTTGGCGGGGCTTGCGAACGGAGGCCAGAATCGCGGGCGTGACCGCACGTATCCTCGTGGCCGACGACGACCCGAAGCATGCCCAGCTCATCCGCCTCTACCTGGAGCGCGAGGGGCATCAGGTCATCACTGTGGGTGACGGCCGGTCGGCGCTGGACCTGGCCCGTTCCCGCAAGCCCGACCTGATCGTGCTGGACGTGATGATGCCGCTGGTCGACGGCCTGGACGTGTGCCGGATCCTGCGGGCCGAGTCGAACGTGGCGATCCTGATGGTCACGGCCCGCTCGTCGGAGAACGACATGCTGCTGGGGCTGGACATCGGCGCCGACGACTACCTGCCCAAGCCGGTGAGCCCGCGCGAGCTGACCGCACGGGTGCGCGCGCTGCTGCGGCGTACGGGAAAGGCCGAAGGCCCGTCGTCGGTGATCCGGGTGGGTGAGGTCGAGGTGGACGCGGGCCGGTTCGAGGTTCGCGTACGCGGGGAGGCGGTCGCCCTGACCGCCAAGGAGTTCGGCATCCTGGAGTTGCTGGCGCGCGAGCCGGGCCGCGTCTTCACCCGCGGCCAGATCATCGACAAGACGTTCGGCTTCGAGCACGACGTGTCGGCCCGTACGGTCGACGCGCACATCGTGAACCTGCGCCGCAAGATCGAGGTGGATCCGGCCGAGCCCCGTTACGTGCAGACCGTCTACGGCCGGGGCTACCGGATGGCCGAGTCTTGAGTTTCCGGATCCGCATCTTCGCGCTGGTGATGCTGGTCGCGGTGACGGCCATCGGCGCGACCGCGGTCCTGACCCTGCAGCTCACCCGGCGGGAGGTGTCGCAGGCGGTCGAGGCGCAGAACCTGTACCGCGCCGAGATCGTCGAGGAGATCCAGCGGTACGGGCGCGTGCACGGCAACTGGCCGGGGTTGAATCGCCTGGTCA from Paractinoplanes brasiliensis encodes the following:
- a CDS encoding response regulator transcription factor, with translation MAGVTARILVADDDPKHAQLIRLYLEREGHQVITVGDGRSALDLARSRKPDLIVLDVMMPLVDGLDVCRILRAESNVAILMVTARSSENDMLLGLDIGADDYLPKPVSPRELTARVRALLRRTGKAEGPSSVIRVGEVEVDAGRFEVRVRGEAVALTAKEFGILELLAREPGRVFTRGQIIDKTFGFEHDVSARTVDAHIVNLRRKIEVDPAEPRYVQTVYGRGYRMAES